TTGAGGAGAGGCTGTAGCTGCACTAATGACGTCGTGCATAGATATCGTCTCTGTAAATGGAGAGAATTCAAAACTATCGACAGCGAATCCTCTGGCGGAGAGACAAAAATACGTCAAATTCCTTTAGTTCCGTGCGTAATTGCGCATCGTGGTTCGTCTTCCAAAACGCGTTCAgctatttgtgttgtagctacAAGTCTCTATCTAGTTGAGCACGCAGGTGAAATGTGTCCTTCTGTTGTGTACTGTAACTGAGGCTGTTTCCAAGAGGCTGGCACAGGGacaaaaatacattacaaaGTCAGTTTGCAGCTGCTACCTTTGGGGTGGGGAAACAACCTGTAGCCTCGTTAAACTAACCACTAGGCCCACTGTCTATGTGCCCTTGAGCCAATATCTTAATCCTGAGTTAAAGTCCAGTCCTGTGGAGAAGCGTGATGTTCTGTGGAAACGTGTCGAATTACGAATTGCTCAGTTGTAGAAGAAGTGTTATCCAAAATGTAGCcatcacattataaaaaaaataataaactgatGTAAAACTATCTGCATTCATTAAAATTACTTATAAATGCACTTAAAGCATAGCAAGTAAAAGTATCTACTAGGCATCAAAAGGACCCCTTTCAgagtgttttattgttttgttatttatgaAACATTAGTATCATTCTAATGTTGGTGGCAATGCTGGTTTAGATGTAGCTAGTTTTAAAAAGCCTACTTTGTATACCCATGGGTAGTTTCATCTATATGATGCCTTATAGTGACTAACGTGTAAAAGAGATAGATGAACTAAAGCTTTTAATAGATCCATGTTAAtacataaatgtttttgttgcatatTCAGTGCAATTAACAGCCTATTATTAGCTTTAATCATTGTTTGCAAGTTTTTGCACATGCTTTGGTCTGTggatctgtcttttttttgttacattttgttttttaactttatttacttttattcgGTAACTATTACGTGTTAatgtatgtgtttaaatgtgagtttacttttgtgttttgcctCATTAATGCTCGCTGTAGACTAATGTGTATTTGTTAtaattatacatattttttcatgCAGTCTATTGGTTTTCTCTAAACCATCTGTCTGCAGTGAGTAGTCTGCGCAGTACTCGTTTGCGCAGGCCTACCGAAAAATAGCAGCGCAGTGCACCATGGGACTTCCTTTCTCTCCGAGGCCATATTGGAGTTAACTCACAGTAAGACGAGCTCCGAGTTTTCAGATTAAAAACTCACCGGGATTTGTTAATTTTAACGTTTTGTTACGGTCCAGACATTAACCCTAgtcttctccttctctcctttcgCCCGCAGGTTGGCCGGTCAGGACTAAACCGCAAAAATGGTGGCCGCAAAGAAAACGGTGAGTGGCGTTGGCTCGGCCAGAAGTGCACGAGCTGCTGCTTCACGTGGAGACGTGTTTCTGTCACGGCCTGCTAGCTAGCACCGTTGCTGTTCCTATACACTTACACACTGCGTATAGTTTTGCGTTAAATCATTGCAGCTGTAAATATGTGAAAGCATGCGTCGACTGTCCCTTTATCTATTGCCGTCCACCCATCTGTCTTTCGGCTAACGTTTGTAGCTGTTAAACTGTAAGTTATAACACCGGCAGTACAGCTAATGCTAGTTTGCTAAATTTAACACCAACGTAATAATGGTATTTAATGAAAACCTATTACAGAACAAAAGTCTTAAAGTGCTACACAAGGGTGACATCGTTTTTAGACGAAAAAACGTACAAAGAACgagcaacaaaaaagaaaataaaatagtaattgaaattgattttaaacCGTGACAACACAATTACAAACTTGAAACTGAGTGACGTTTAAATAGGTGATTATTCGGCTGTTTCTAGAAAGCATTAACGTGGCAACATTCCTGCTAATGTACGATAACGTTTGTAGTGCTgactttgtcttttctttttttttttaatggcattTGTTATTCCCACTGATATTTGGGCTTTTTGCATGAGAACGGTGGTGAAAGTTAGTGATGTAGACTGTGTGCTGTTCCTAAATCTAGGTATGTACATTTGTTTGTTCAGAAAAAGTCCATGGAGTCCATCAACTCCCGTCTCCAGCTGGTGATGAAGAGTGGAAAATACGTCCTGGGCTACAAACAGTCCCAGAAGATGATCCGTCAGGGAAAAGCTAAGCTGGTTATCCTGGCCAACAACTGCCCTGCTCTTAGGTATATGAAGAAAAATTATTACATTCATACTTGTTACAATAAAAATTGGTTATATTGTCATCTTAGTTTCTGTAAGCAAGTagttacataggggggtgaCAACTTGAGGTATGAATAGAATATTGCATCAATAACTTTTTATTAGACTGGATTCACAAGATGATGTGCATATACAAAAGTATGCTAACTGTTCAAAGTGGTATTTGTTTGCATTGCTGTCAAAAGATTACACATTTAGTTAAAATCCTCATAActgtcaggttttttttaatcagttggtctgattttattttttatttttttccatataGTGTTTCACAGGTCAGTGTGCTTTGATGCAGAGGTTGTAAAGCACAACAGGTCTAAAAGGCTGTTGATTCTGTTATAAATTGTCCAGTTACACACTTATTCATAGCATAACTTGTTGGCACCATTTGGGGgcattagtttttatttgtcttgtCAACGTGAAGGTATAATCTGCTTTTTTGACTTGTTTTGTGTCTTCCATGTTCAGGAAATCTGAGATTGAGTACTATGCTATGCTGGCCAAGACTGGTGTCCACCACTACAGCGGAAACAACATTGAGCTTGGCACAGCCTGCGGAAAGTACTTCAGGGTGTGCACACTGGCGATCATTGACCCTGGTGAGTACCTacccttttgtttttgacacCATCTACAGTATGGTGCAGTTAACAAACATTGATTGTGTTCTTTGGCTCCTTAGAGCTATTTTAGATGTTATGGAGTGGGCCCTTAGTGGAATCATTAATAGACTAATGAGACTTTGCTGGCACAAGCTTGTATCTGACACTGTCAAAATTGATGCAGGGGTATTAGCCTTAGAGGATTGGTCCCAGTGAGCCTGTTTTATAGGACTGAGCAGCAGCAAAAAGGCCCCTCTAACACCTACAGTTTATACATACAGCATTTCCAGTCAATAAAGCTATTCGCTTAAAAATATATTGGTAGTAGAATCGAGATAGAAGTCAGTCTGTTAAAACTTGaggaatgtttttgtttcttctaaTCAATACAGATAATTTGTCTCTCAAATGGGTTTGTGCCCTTTTTTAGTTTGACACACTCCTGGGACTAGTTACCAGATCTGATGTAATGTTACCAGAGATAATATCCATGCATCAATATCATTGCTGGAGAGCAACTAAATGTTATGTCaaaacatcttttaaaaattatctCACTGCAGCTCCCTAGACACAGGGTTGTTAAAACACTCTGATAGTATATATCTTTTACCTTCTGCCACTGCAAATTTCTGCTGTTGGACCTGCTAATCAAAGTGGTCCAGTTCAGGACCAGCGGTTTGCTTGAGGAGTCTTTCGGAGCGCTTAGTTGAGCAGTTGTTGGATGCATTGTTGGAACCCTTTCTCCTCAGTTTTGACAGTTTGTGTTTGTAGGTCACATTAGCTGTTTTATGCAAGCAATATAATTGGATGTATAAATGGCAATTTGGGTTTTGATCAGCtaacattttttcttcttcttcaggcgATTCTGACATCATCAGGAGCATGCcagaccagcagcagccacctcAGTAGAGCTGTTCCCCCACCCCGTTGTTATAAATAAAGTCGGTGTTAACAgtacctgctgctgtcagtttttttaacaaaactacCTGCCTGTCCTGATGATGTCAATCCTGCAAGTGTCCATCAGAGAGCACTAGTGTTCTTTGATTTTCTCAGGTTACTACCATCAATGTTTTCAAGGTCTTGTGAGGTATTTCCTCAAGTCCTGCAGATCTGTTAACAATATGATACTAACGGCAGAAAATGTCACAGAAGTAATTCCGGAAACCAGATTTGAAATGGTTGATCTTTCTTCAAAGACTTGTG
Above is a window of Etheostoma spectabile isolate EspeVRDwgs_2016 chromosome 14, UIUC_Espe_1.0, whole genome shotgun sequence DNA encoding:
- the rpl30 gene encoding large ribosomal subunit protein eL30 — protein: MVAAKKTKKSMESINSRLQLVMKSGKYVLGYKQSQKMIRQGKAKLVILANNCPALRKSEIEYYAMLAKTGVHHYSGNNIELGTACGKYFRVCTLAIIDPGDSDIIRSMPDQQQPPQ